The Candidatus Atribacteria bacterium ADurb.Bin276 genome includes a window with the following:
- a CDS encoding Rubrerythrin, with protein MPEFSSPFTFLKNDRKLTHEELVRAIRFMIAAEFEAIQLYQQTAESTSDKLSQEVLLDIANEEKEHVGEFLRLLRELDPEEEVFYQKGYKEVEEILKELKK; from the coding sequence ATGCCGGAATTTAGTAGCCCCTTTACCTTTTTAAAAAATGATCGAAAACTGACTCATGAGGAATTGGTACGAGCGATAAGATTTATGATTGCAGCAGAATTTGAAGCCATTCAACTTTATCAACAAACAGCTGAAAGCACAAGTGATAAATTGAGTCAGGAGGTGCTTCTTGATATTGCCAACGAAGAAAAAGAACATGTCGGTGAATTTCTTCGTTTACTGCGGGAGCTGGATCCTGAGGAAGAAGTGTTTTACCAAAAAGGGTATAAAGAAGTTGAGGAAATTCTGAAAGAATTAAAAAAATAA